From the genome of Solidesulfovibrio carbinolicus, one region includes:
- the nrfH gene encoding cytochrome c nitrite reductase small subunit: MGHAGKGGVRLLVVAGLVVVGVGLFLALGPPGLLAKSETPDFCASCHVMESQYEAWFHHGAHKRIRCVDCHLPNDNTASHYLWKSIDGMKDVVVFHSGRVPDDIRISAHGKEVVQANCIRCHETAVEMIDQKRWCWDCHRRTMHRHVGVPFTR, translated from the coding sequence ATGGGACATGCCGGCAAAGGGGGCGTGCGGCTCCTTGTCGTGGCGGGGCTTGTGGTCGTTGGCGTAGGACTATTCCTGGCCCTTGGCCCGCCCGGGCTCTTGGCCAAGTCCGAAACGCCCGACTTTTGCGCTTCCTGCCACGTCATGGAGTCGCAGTACGAGGCCTGGTTCCACCACGGAGCGCACAAACGCATCCGTTGCGTGGACTGCCATCTGCCCAACGACAACACGGCCAGCCACTATCTGTGGAAAAGCATCGACGGAATGAAGGACGTGGTCGTCTTCCATTCCGGACGGGTGCCCGACGACATCCGAATCTCGGCCCACGGCAAGGAAGTGGTGCAGGCCAACTGCATCCGCTGCCACGAAACGGCCGTGGAAATGATCGACCAGAAGCGCTGGTGCTGGGACTGCCACCGCCGGACCATGCACCGGCATGTGGGCGTGCCGTTTACGCGCTAA